In Sphaerisporangium krabiense, the DNA window GCGCAGACCCTGGCCAACCTCTACCTGGCCATGAACGCCGACCTGCACATCATCCCGGTGCTCAACAAGATCGACCTGCCGGCCGCCCAGCCCGACAAGTACGCGGAGGAGCTGGCGCACCTCATCGGCTGCGAGCCGTCCGACGTGCTGCGGGTGTCGGGCAAGACCGGCGTGGGCGTGGCCGAGCTGCTCGACCACGTCGTGGCGCACATCCCGGCCCCGGTGGGCGACGCCGCGGCGCCGGCCCGCGCGCTGATCTTCGACTCGGTGTACGACACCTACCGCGGCGTGGTGACCTACGTCCGCGTGGTGGACGGGCAGCTCTCCAAGCGCGAGCGCACGATCATGATGTCCACCGGCGCCGCGCACGAGACGCTGGAGATCGGCGTCATCTCGCCCGAGCCGGTGCCCGCCGCCTCGCTCGGCGTCGGCGAGGTCGGCTACCTGATCACCGGCGTGAAGGACGTCCGCCAGGCCCGTGTGGGCGACACGGTCACCTCCGTCGTCCGCCCTGCCGGGGAGGCCCTCGGCGGGTACGAGCACCCCAAGCCCATGGTCTACTCGGGCCTCTATCCGATCGACGGCGACGAGTACACCGAGCTGCGCGAGGCCCTGGACAAGCTGCGCCTCAACGACGCGGCGCTCGTGTACGAGCCCGAGACCTCGGCGGCGCTCGGCTTCGGCTTCCGCTGCGGCTTCCTCGGCCTGCTGCACATGGAGATCGTCCGCGAGCGGCTGGAGCGCGAGTTCAACCTGTCGCTGATCTCCACGGCGCCCAACGTCATCTACCGGGTCGTCATGGAGGACGGCAAGGAGCTCGTCGTCACCAACCCCTCGGAGTTCCCGGCCGGCAAGATCGCCCAGATCTTCGAGCCGGTGGTGAAGGCGACGCTGCTGTCCCCGTCCGACCACATCGGCGCGATCATGGAGCTGTGCCAGGCCCGCCGCGGCTCGCTCCTCGGCATGGACTACCTCTCCGAGGACCGGGTCGAGATCCGCTACACGCTGCCGCTCGC includes these proteins:
- the lepA gene encoding translation elongation factor 4: MRTQPGQTDPALIRNFCIIAHIDHGKSTLADRMLQLTGVVDDRQMRAQYLDRMDIERERGITIKSQAVRLPWDGHVLNMIDTPGHVDFTYEVSRSLEACEGAVLLVDAAQGIEAQTLANLYLAMNADLHIIPVLNKIDLPAAQPDKYAEELAHLIGCEPSDVLRVSGKTGVGVAELLDHVVAHIPAPVGDAAAPARALIFDSVYDTYRGVVTYVRVVDGQLSKRERTIMMSTGAAHETLEIGVISPEPVPAASLGVGEVGYLITGVKDVRQARVGDTVTSVVRPAGEALGGYEHPKPMVYSGLYPIDGDEYTELREALDKLRLNDAALVYEPETSAALGFGFRCGFLGLLHMEIVRERLEREFNLSLISTAPNVIYRVVMEDGKELVVTNPSEFPAGKIAQIFEPVVKATLLSPSDHIGAIMELCQARRGSLLGMDYLSEDRVEIRYTLPLAEIIFDFFDQLKSRTRGYASLDYEPSGEQEADLVKVDILLQGEAVDAFSAIVHREKAYAYGVEMAKKLKELIPRQQFEVPIQAAIGARVIARENIRAIRKDVLAKCYGGDISRKRKLLEKQKEGKKRMKMVGRVEVPQEAFVAALSTEGSAADKAGKK